Proteins co-encoded in one Coregonus clupeaformis isolate EN_2021a chromosome 5, ASM2061545v1, whole genome shotgun sequence genomic window:
- the ywhae1 gene encoding tyrosine 3-monooxygenase/tryptophan 5-monooxygenase activation protein, epsilon polypeptide 1 isoform X3, which produces MGDREDLVYQAKLAEQAERYDEMVESMKRVAGLDVELTVEERNLLSVAYKNVIGARRASWRIISSIEQREENKGGEDKLKMIREYRQTVENELKSICNDILDVLDKHLIPAANTGESKVFYYKMKGDYHRYLAEFATGNDRKEAAENSLVAYKAASDIAMIELPPTHPIRLGLALNFSVFYYEILNSPDRACRLAKAAFDDAIAELDTLSEESYKDSTLIMQLLRDNLTLWTSDMQGDES; this is translated from the exons AAATGGTGGAGTCCATGAAGAGAGTGGCCGGGTTGGATGTGGAACTAACAGTCGAGGAGCGAAACCTACTATCAGTGGCCTACAAAAATGTAATTGGGGCGAGGAGAGCATCATGGAGGATAATAAGCAGTATTGAACAAAGGGAAGAAAACAAGGGTGGAGAAGACAAATTGAAAATGATCCGGGAATACAGGCAAACG GTTGAGAACGAGCTGAAGTCAATCTGTAATGACATCCTGGATGTACTGGACAAGCACCTTATTCCAGCTGCCAACACGGGAGAGTCCAAGGTCTTCTACTACAAAAT GAAAGGCGATTACCACAGGTATCTGGCCGAGTTTGCCACTGGGAACGACAGGAAGGAGGCTGCAGAGAACAGTTTGGTCGCCTACAAAGCTGCTAGCGACATCGCCATGATCGAACTGCCACCTACACACCCCATTCGCCTAGGCCTCGCTCTTAACTTCTCTGTATTTTACTATGAAATCCTCAATTCACCCGACCGCGCGTGCAG GTTGGCGAAGGCTGCATTCGATGATGCCATCGCAGAGCTGGACACGTTGAGTGAAGAAAGTTACAAGGACTCCACACTTATCATGCAGTTGTTACGTGACAACCTGACACTATGGACTTCAGACATGCAGGGAGATG AGTCCTAA
- the ywhae1 gene encoding tyrosine 3-monooxygenase/tryptophan 5-monooxygenase activation protein, epsilon polypeptide 1 isoform X2: MGDREDLVYQAKLAEQAERYDEMVESMKRVAGLDVELTVEERNLLSVAYKNVIGARRASWRIISSIEQREENKGGEDKLKMIREYRQTVENELKSICNDILDVLDKHLIPAANTGESKVFYYKMKGDYHRYLAEFATGNDRKEAAENSLVAYKAASDIAMIELPPTHPIRLGLALNFSVFYYEILNSPDRACRLAKAAFDDAIAELDTLSEESYKDSTLIMQLLRDNLTLWTSDMQGDGEEQNKEALQDVEDEPQ; the protein is encoded by the exons AAATGGTGGAGTCCATGAAGAGAGTGGCCGGGTTGGATGTGGAACTAACAGTCGAGGAGCGAAACCTACTATCAGTGGCCTACAAAAATGTAATTGGGGCGAGGAGAGCATCATGGAGGATAATAAGCAGTATTGAACAAAGGGAAGAAAACAAGGGTGGAGAAGACAAATTGAAAATGATCCGGGAATACAGGCAAACG GTTGAGAACGAGCTGAAGTCAATCTGTAATGACATCCTGGATGTACTGGACAAGCACCTTATTCCAGCTGCCAACACGGGAGAGTCCAAGGTCTTCTACTACAAAAT GAAAGGCGATTACCACAGGTATCTGGCCGAGTTTGCCACTGGGAACGACAGGAAGGAGGCTGCAGAGAACAGTTTGGTCGCCTACAAAGCTGCTAGCGACATCGCCATGATCGAACTGCCACCTACACACCCCATTCGCCTAGGCCTCGCTCTTAACTTCTCTGTATTTTACTATGAAATCCTCAATTCACCCGACCGCGCGTGCAG GTTGGCGAAGGCTGCATTCGATGATGCCATCGCAGAGCTGGACACGTTGAGTGAAGAAAGTTACAAGGACTCCACACTTATCATGCAGTTGTTACGTGACAACCTGACACTATGGACTTCAGACATGCAGGGAGATG GTGAAGAACAGAACAAAGAGGCGCTGCAAGATGTGGAGGACGAGCCCCAGTAA
- the ywhae1 gene encoding tyrosine 3-monooxygenase/tryptophan 5-monooxygenase activation protein, epsilon polypeptide 1 isoform X1, translated as MGDREDLVYQAKLAEQAERYDEMVESMKRVAGLDVELTVEERNLLSVAYKNVIGARRASWRIISSIEQREENKGGEDKLKMIREYRQTVENELKSICNDILDVLDKHLIPAANTGESKVFYYKMKGDYHRYLAEFATGNDRKEAAENSLVAYKAASDIAMIELPPTHPIRLGLALNFSVFYYEILNSPDRACRLAKAAFDDAIAELDTLSEESYKDSTLIMQLLRDNLTLWTSDMQGDAGEEQNKEALQDVEDEPQ; from the exons AAATGGTGGAGTCCATGAAGAGAGTGGCCGGGTTGGATGTGGAACTAACAGTCGAGGAGCGAAACCTACTATCAGTGGCCTACAAAAATGTAATTGGGGCGAGGAGAGCATCATGGAGGATAATAAGCAGTATTGAACAAAGGGAAGAAAACAAGGGTGGAGAAGACAAATTGAAAATGATCCGGGAATACAGGCAAACG GTTGAGAACGAGCTGAAGTCAATCTGTAATGACATCCTGGATGTACTGGACAAGCACCTTATTCCAGCTGCCAACACGGGAGAGTCCAAGGTCTTCTACTACAAAAT GAAAGGCGATTACCACAGGTATCTGGCCGAGTTTGCCACTGGGAACGACAGGAAGGAGGCTGCAGAGAACAGTTTGGTCGCCTACAAAGCTGCTAGCGACATCGCCATGATCGAACTGCCACCTACACACCCCATTCGCCTAGGCCTCGCTCTTAACTTCTCTGTATTTTACTATGAAATCCTCAATTCACCCGACCGCGCGTGCAG GTTGGCGAAGGCTGCATTCGATGATGCCATCGCAGAGCTGGACACGTTGAGTGAAGAAAGTTACAAGGACTCCACACTTATCATGCAGTTGTTACGTGACAACCTGACACTATGGACTTCAGACATGCAGGGAGATG CAGGTGAAGAACAGAACAAAGAGGCGCTGCAAGATGTGGAGGACGAGCCCCAGTAA